One Osmerus eperlanus chromosome 16, fOsmEpe2.1, whole genome shotgun sequence DNA segment encodes these proteins:
- the grk7a gene encoding rhodopsin kinase grk7a: MCDMGGLDNLVANTAYLKAQGGDDKEMKKRRRSLALPKPEQCAATRTTVEKNFESICERQPIGKKFFRQYLASNPEYVNAVEFLDELNDWDLAEGAAKDKARTNIMNKFCKADSKTFLSFLAGDAATKCKAVTDKDFEEVMKGVVQEGTREFLKGKPLTDYQTSPFFDKFLQWKEYEKQPISDKYFYEFRTLGKGGFGEVCAVQVKNTGQMYACKKLCKKRLKKKHGEKMALLEKQILEKVNSLFLVNLAYAYDSKTHLCLVMTLMNGGDLKYHIYNIGIDGKGVEKGVEMKRIIHYTAQITTGILHLHQMDIVYRDMKPENVLLDSFGQCRLSDLGLAVELPAGKTITQKAGTGAYMAPEILNSTPYRESVDWWALGCSIYEMVAGYTPFKGPEVKKEKLEKDEVQRRIQSEQPPWEHKGFDATTKAIIELFLKKKIEERLGCRNPTDDPRKHEWFKTINFPRLEAGLVDPPWVPKPNVVYAKDTSDIADFSEIKGIEFDAKDEKFFKEFSTGAVPIPWQQEMIDTNLFDELNDPNRKESTGGGGEGGKSGTCTLL; this comes from the exons ATGTGTGACATGGGAGGATTGGACAACCTGGTGGCCAACACGGCCTACCTGAAGGCCCAGGGCGGCGACGACAAGGAGATGAAGAAACGGAGGCGCAGCTTGGCTCTGCCCAAGCCGGAGCAGTGTGCGGCCACCCGGACCACCGTGGAGAAGAACTTCGAGAGCATCTGCGAGCGGCAGCCCATCGGCAAGAAGTTCTTCCGCCAGTACCTGGCCTCCAACCCCGAGTATGTGAACGCCGTGGAGTTCCTGGACGAGCTGAACGACTGGGACCTGGCCGAGGGCGCCGCCAAGGACAAGGCTCGCACCAACATCATGAACAAGTTCTGCAAAGCCGACTCCAAGACCTTTCTGTCCTTCCTGGCCGGTGACGCTGCAACCAAGTGCAAGGCAGTGACCGACAAGGACTTTGAAGAGGTGATGAAGGGGGTAGTGCAGGAGGGGACCAGGGAGTTCCTCAAAGGAAAGCCATTAACGGATTACCAGACAAGTCCGTTTTTCGACAAATTCCTGCAGTGGAAGGAGTACGAGAAACAGCCAATCAGCGACAAGTACTTCTACGAGTTCAGAACTCTGGGCAAGGGAGGCTTCGGGGAG GTGTGCGCTGTGCAGGTGAAGAACACAGGCCAGATGTACGCCTGCAAGAAGCTGTGTAAGAAACGCCTGAAGAAGAAACACGGAGAGAAGATGGCCCTGCTGGAGAAGCAGATCCTGGAGAAGGTCAACAGCCTGTTCCTGGTCAACCTGGCGTACGCTTACGACTCCAAGACCCACCTGTGTCTGGTCATGACCCTGATGAACGGAGGGGACCTCAAGTACCACATCTACAACATCGGCATTGACGGGAAGGGCGTGGAGAAGGGCGTGGAGATGAAGCGCATCATCCACTACACCGCCCAGATCACCACGGGCATCCTGCACCTCCATCAGATGGATATTGTTTACCGTGACATGAAGCCAGAAAACGTGCTGCTGGATAGCTTCGGACAGTGCCGTCTCTCTGATCTGGGTCTGGCCGTGGAGCTGCCAGCGGGGAAGACCATCACCCAGAAG GCTGGAACAGGAGCCTACATGGCCCCAGAGATCCTCAACAGCACCCCCTACAGGGAGTCCGTGGACTGGTGGGCGCTGGGCTGCAGTATTTACGAGATGGTGGCCGGCTACACCCCTTTCAAGGGTCCTGAAGTCAAGaaggagaagctggagaaggaCGAAGTTCAGCGTCGCATCCAGAGCGAGCAGCCCCCTTGGGAACACAAGGGCTTCGATGCCACCACCAAGGCCATCATCGAGCTGTTCCTGAAGAAGAAGATTGAGGAACGTTTGGGCTGCAG AAACCCCACCGACGACCCAAGGAAGCACGAGTGGTTCAAAACCATCAACTTCCCCCGTCTTGAGGCTGGCCTGGTGGACCCCCCATGGGTGCCCAAACCCAACGTAGTCTACGCCAAGGACACCAGCGACATCGCAGACTTCTCTGAGATCAAGGGCATCGAGTTTGACGCCAAAGACGAAAAGTTCTTCAAAGAGTTCAGCACGGGCGCCGTGCCGATCCCATGGCAACAGGAGATGATTGATACCAACCTGTTTGACGAGCTGAACGACCCCAACAGGAAAGAGTCGACCGGGGGCGGAGGCGAGGGCGGGAAGTCTGGCACCTGCACGTTGCTGTGA